A window of the Arthrobacter sp. Marseille-P9274 genome harbors these coding sequences:
- a CDS encoding ABC transporter ATP-binding protein, giving the protein MIEARGLVKMYGKKPAVQGISFTVQPGKVTGFLGPNGAGKSTTMRMIMGLDRPTGGDVTVNGRHYAEHRAPLREVGALLDAKAVHSSRSAYNHLRAMAATHGIAKKRVHEVIDLTGLGAVAKKRVGGFSLGMGQRLGIAAALLGDPQTVILDEPVNGLDPEGVLWVRNLVRALAAEGRTIFLSSHLMSEMAQTADHLLVIGRGRIIADASMQDFLARSGQLRTRVRTDQPEVLGRVLAAEGVTIEARDAALLEIAGVDARTIARAALDHQVLVYELTPLQASLEEVYMALTKDEVEYHSQNIDTHNTGTAAGPQEVLAGAGAASGEGK; this is encoded by the coding sequence ATGATCGAGGCACGCGGCCTGGTCAAGATGTACGGCAAGAAACCTGCGGTGCAAGGGATTTCCTTCACGGTGCAGCCCGGCAAAGTGACCGGCTTCCTCGGTCCGAACGGTGCGGGTAAGTCCACCACGATGCGCATGATCATGGGGCTGGACCGTCCGACCGGCGGCGACGTCACGGTCAACGGCCGGCATTATGCGGAGCACCGGGCGCCGCTGCGCGAAGTCGGTGCCCTGCTTGATGCCAAGGCGGTGCATTCCTCGCGGAGCGCCTACAACCACCTGCGGGCCATGGCGGCAACGCACGGCATCGCCAAGAAGCGCGTCCACGAGGTGATCGACCTGACCGGCCTGGGCGCCGTGGCGAAGAAGCGGGTCGGCGGATTCTCGCTCGGCATGGGACAGCGGCTGGGCATCGCCGCCGCCCTGCTCGGGGACCCGCAGACCGTCATCCTGGACGAGCCGGTCAACGGCCTCGACCCCGAAGGCGTGCTCTGGGTCCGCAATCTGGTCCGCGCCCTCGCCGCCGAGGGCCGCACGATCTTCCTGTCCTCCCACCTGATGAGCGAGATGGCCCAGACCGCCGACCACCTGCTGGTGATCGGCCGTGGCCGGATCATCGCAGACGCCTCGATGCAGGACTTCCTGGCCCGCAGCGGCCAGCTCCGCACCCGCGTCCGCACGGACCAGCCGGAGGTGCTCGGCCGCGTGCTGGCCGCGGAGGGCGTCACGATCGAGGCCCGGGACGCCGCCCTGCTGGAAATCGCCGGCGTCGACGCCCGGACCATCGCCCGGGCGGCGCTGGACCACCAGGTCCTGGTCTACGAACTCACGCCGCTGCAGGCTTCGCTCGAGGAGGTCTACATGGCGCTGACCAAGGACGAGGTGGAGTACCACTCGCAGAACATCGACACCCATAACACCGGCACCGCAGCCGGGCCGCAGGAAGTCCTGGCCGGCGCCGGGGCAGCCTCCGGGGAAGGGAAGTAA
- a CDS encoding single-stranded DNA-binding protein, producing MAGETVITVVGNLTSDPELRFTPSGSAVANFTVASTPRTFDRQSNEWKDGETLFLRASVWREAAENVAETLTKGTRVIVQGRLKSRSYETKEGEKRTVIELEVDEIGPSLRYASAKVTRTQRSGGGQGGFGGGQGGFGGGGQGGFGGNSNQGWGGGQQSSPQEDPWGASTGGGSSNTWGNGPDSNEPPF from the coding sequence ATGGCAGGCGAAACCGTCATCACCGTAGTTGGCAATCTGACCAGCGACCCCGAACTGAGGTTCACTCCGTCCGGGTCGGCAGTGGCGAATTTCACCGTTGCCTCCACGCCGCGCACTTTTGACCGCCAGTCCAACGAATGGAAGGACGGGGAAACCCTGTTCCTCCGGGCGTCGGTATGGCGCGAGGCCGCCGAGAACGTCGCCGAGACCCTGACCAAGGGAACCCGTGTGATCGTCCAGGGCCGGCTGAAGTCGCGTTCGTATGAAACCAAGGAAGGCGAGAAGCGCACCGTCATCGAGCTTGAGGTCGACGAAATCGGCCCCTCGCTGCGCTACGCCTCGGCCAAGGTCACCCGCACCCAGCGCTCCGGCGGCGGGCAGGGCGGCTTCGGCGGAGGCCAGGGCGGCTTCGGTGGCGGAGGCCAGGGCGGCTTCGGCGGAAACTCCAACCAAGGTTGGGGCGGCGGACAGCAGTCCTCCCCGCAGGAAGACCCCTGGGGTGCCTCGACCGGTGGCGGAAGCTCCAACACCTGGGGCAACGGCCCGGATTCCAACGAACCTCCCTTCTAA
- the rplI gene encoding 50S ribosomal protein L9 has protein sequence MAKLILTHEVTGLGTAGDVVEVKNGYARNYLLPRGFALTWSKGGEKQVESIKAARAAREIASLEEAQQLAATLSAKPVKLTVKAGESGRLFGTVKQGDIAAAVEAAGLGSIDKRKVELPEHIKSVGNYQANVRLHEDVSAVIDLQVVAG, from the coding sequence ATGGCAAAGCTCATTTTGACCCACGAAGTGACCGGTCTCGGTACCGCAGGTGACGTCGTTGAGGTGAAGAACGGTTACGCCCGTAACTACCTTCTGCCCCGCGGCTTCGCCCTGACCTGGTCCAAGGGCGGCGAGAAGCAGGTGGAGTCCATCAAGGCTGCACGTGCTGCCCGCGAAATTGCCTCCCTCGAAGAGGCACAGCAGCTGGCTGCAACCTTGTCCGCCAAGCCGGTCAAGCTGACCGTCAAGGCCGGCGAGTCCGGACGCCTGTTCGGCACCGTCAAGCAGGGCGACATTGCTGCCGCCGTTGAGGCCGCAGGACTGGGTTCCATCGACAAGCGCAAGGTTGAACTGCCTGAGCACATCAAGTCGGTCGGCAACTACCAGGCCAACGTGCGCCTGCACGAGGACGTCTCCGCCGTCATCGACCTGCAGGTCGTCGCGGGCTAG
- a CDS encoding MFS transporter produces the protein MPLPTEPASRHSPPAGRVRVAGWTRRTPMADWNGASRPLEASPVSADRTARTAAAATFAVFGLNGLVFASWAARIPAAATALDITAGEIGLLLLALGLGSVLSLPLAGPIAARIGTANTVRAGGVVAAIAASGLALALFAGSAPGAAAALFCYGIGVAWWDVAQNIEGADVERRLLRTIMPQFHAAFSLGAFAGAMIGAWLSVLNVQLAVHLLCLAVIVTVVLLVVPKYFLPHAPERLNDGESRRSRFAPWREPRTVLIGVVVLGAALTEGAANDWIAQATVAGLDATEATGAVMFGIFVAAMTLLRLVGGRFIDRWGRVAVLRTSMAVALAGLLVFVFAPSVPLAVAGAVLWGAGAALGFPMGMSAAADDRALAAERVSVVSTLGYVAFLAGPPFLGFLGEHVGIRNALLAVAVLMVASLLTAPAAREQQPVRG, from the coding sequence ATGCCCCTGCCCACGGAGCCCGCAAGCCGGCACTCTCCGCCCGCGGGGCGGGTTCGTGTTGCGGGCTGGACCCGCCGGACGCCGATGGCAGACTGGAACGGTGCATCGAGACCCCTGGAAGCGTCGCCCGTGAGCGCGGATCGGACCGCCCGGACCGCGGCCGCCGCCACCTTCGCCGTCTTCGGCCTGAACGGGCTCGTCTTCGCCAGCTGGGCCGCCCGGATTCCGGCCGCGGCCACCGCGCTGGACATCACCGCCGGGGAGATCGGGCTGCTCCTGCTGGCGCTCGGACTCGGTTCCGTCCTGTCCCTGCCGCTGGCCGGCCCCATCGCCGCCAGGATCGGTACCGCCAATACGGTGCGGGCCGGCGGCGTCGTCGCGGCCATTGCCGCTTCCGGCCTGGCGCTGGCCCTCTTCGCCGGTTCCGCACCCGGAGCCGCCGCGGCGCTCTTTTGCTACGGCATCGGGGTGGCGTGGTGGGACGTGGCGCAGAATATCGAGGGTGCGGACGTGGAGCGGCGGCTGCTGCGCACCATCATGCCCCAGTTCCATGCCGCCTTCAGCCTCGGCGCGTTCGCCGGGGCGATGATCGGCGCCTGGCTCTCGGTGCTCAACGTGCAGCTCGCCGTCCACCTGCTCTGTTTGGCGGTGATCGTCACGGTGGTTCTGCTGGTGGTGCCGAAGTACTTCCTGCCGCACGCCCCGGAGCGGCTTAACGACGGCGAGTCCCGGCGCAGCCGGTTCGCCCCCTGGCGCGAGCCGCGCACGGTGCTGATCGGCGTCGTCGTTCTTGGCGCCGCCCTCACCGAAGGCGCCGCCAACGACTGGATCGCCCAGGCCACGGTGGCGGGCCTCGACGCCACCGAGGCGACGGGCGCGGTGATGTTCGGCATCTTCGTCGCCGCGATGACCCTGCTGCGGCTGGTCGGCGGCCGGTTCATCGACCGCTGGGGGCGCGTGGCCGTGCTGCGCACCAGCATGGCCGTCGCCCTCGCCGGACTGCTGGTCTTTGTGTTCGCCCCCTCCGTCCCGCTGGCCGTTGCCGGCGCGGTGCTGTGGGGTGCCGGCGCGGCGCTGGGCTTCCCGATGGGCATGTCCGCCGCCGCGGATGACCGGGCCCTCGCCGCCGAGCGCGTCTCCGTGGTGTCCACGCTGGGCTACGTGGCCTTCCTCGCCGGTCCGCCGTTCCTGGGCTTCCTCGGCGAACACGTCGGCATCCGCAATGCGCTGCTGGCCGTGGCGGTGCTCATGGTCGCGTCCCTGCTCACCGCGCCGGCGGCCCGGGAACAGCAGCCCGTCCGGGGCTGA
- the rpsR gene encoding 30S ribosomal protein S18: protein MAKAELRKPKPKSNPLKAADVTVIDYKDVALLRKFISDRGKIRARRVTGVTVQEQRKIALAIKNAREVALLPYSGAGRG, encoded by the coding sequence ATGGCTAAGGCTGAACTCCGTAAGCCCAAACCAAAGTCCAACCCCTTGAAGGCCGCTGACGTCACCGTCATCGACTACAAGGACGTAGCCTTGCTGCGCAAGTTCATCTCCGACCGCGGAAAGATCCGTGCCCGCCGCGTTACCGGTGTAACCGTGCAGGAGCAGCGCAAGATCGCCCTGGCAATCAAGAATGCCCGCGAAGTTGCACTGCTGCCCTACTCCGGCGCTGGCCGCGGCTAA
- a CDS encoding ZIP family metal transporter, which produces MATSLLYGIVTSSALVLGGVIGVWFQLPKRVLAIILSFAAGALVTALTFELFAEAYERGGIWRAAGGLLVGAVVFTTLSALLDRWAQAGSTSVPADEYRGSAKLDTDAAAAGHAPAAASTRGAAGLALLAAATLDGVPENLALGVALGEGSGGLALLAAIFVSNLPEALVGAASMRAQGMTRAAIIGLWGACSVLLVAAVVVGAGPLSGSDPETISLPLAFASGAVIAALADTLMPEAFEHGGPAVALGTAAGFVLSFVLSLA; this is translated from the coding sequence GTGGCAACGTCGCTGCTGTACGGCATCGTGACTTCCAGCGCCCTGGTGCTCGGCGGGGTTATCGGTGTGTGGTTCCAACTGCCCAAGCGCGTTCTGGCGATCATTCTGTCCTTCGCGGCCGGCGCCCTGGTCACCGCGCTGACGTTCGAGCTGTTCGCGGAAGCCTACGAGCGCGGCGGTATCTGGCGCGCAGCCGGCGGCCTGTTGGTCGGCGCGGTGGTATTCACGACCTTGAGCGCGCTGCTCGACCGCTGGGCACAGGCCGGATCGACATCGGTTCCGGCAGACGAGTACCGGGGCAGCGCCAAGCTGGACACGGACGCCGCCGCCGCTGGCCACGCGCCTGCGGCTGCATCCACCCGGGGCGCGGCGGGCCTGGCCCTGCTCGCCGCCGCGACGCTCGACGGCGTGCCCGAGAACCTCGCGCTCGGGGTGGCGCTCGGCGAGGGAAGCGGCGGGCTGGCGCTGCTGGCCGCAATCTTCGTCTCCAACCTGCCCGAGGCCCTGGTCGGCGCGGCATCCATGCGCGCCCAAGGCATGACGAGGGCGGCCATCATCGGGCTGTGGGGCGCATGCTCCGTGCTGCTCGTCGCCGCCGTGGTGGTCGGCGCCGGGCCGCTGTCCGGCAGCGACCCGGAGACGATCTCCCTGCCGCTGGCCTTCGCGTCGGGCGCCGTGATCGCAGCTCTGGCGGACACCCTGATGCCGGAGGCGTTCGAGCACGGCGGTCCGGCGGTCGCCCTGGGCACAGCGGCCGGCTTCGTGCTCTCGTTCGTGCTGTCCCTCGCGTGA
- a CDS encoding PhzF family phenazine biosynthesis protein encodes MSTHEFSQVDVFTTGPGKGNPLAVVGGAETLTDAQMQSFANWTNLSETTFLLPPADPEADYRVRIFTPSGELPFAGHPTLGTADVWLRGGGVPRAEGRIVQECAAGLVEIKNDGGRLAFAAPVLQRTGELPEENVQKICAALGLERSDVLRHQWAHNGPRWQALQLADAQAVLDVEPDYAALAPFGVGLIGAYPPGGDVDFEVRGLMGFEAMPAEDPVTGSLNAALGQWLIGAGLAPESYVARQGTRLGRDGRVYVSASDGEIWVGGDVQAVIRGTVEL; translated from the coding sequence GTGAGCACCCACGAATTTTCCCAGGTCGATGTCTTCACTACCGGTCCCGGCAAAGGCAACCCGCTCGCCGTCGTCGGCGGTGCCGAAACCCTGACCGACGCGCAGATGCAATCCTTCGCTAACTGGACCAACCTCTCCGAGACCACGTTCCTGCTGCCGCCCGCCGATCCCGAGGCGGACTATCGCGTACGGATCTTCACGCCGAGCGGCGAGCTGCCCTTCGCCGGCCACCCGACGCTGGGCACCGCGGATGTCTGGCTGCGCGGCGGCGGCGTGCCACGCGCCGAGGGCCGGATCGTGCAGGAGTGCGCGGCGGGCCTGGTGGAGATCAAGAACGACGGCGGACGGTTGGCTTTCGCCGCGCCCGTCCTGCAGCGGACGGGGGAACTGCCGGAGGAGAACGTCCAGAAGATCTGCGCCGCCCTCGGGCTGGAGCGGTCAGACGTCCTGCGCCACCAGTGGGCGCACAACGGGCCGCGGTGGCAGGCCCTCCAGCTGGCCGATGCCCAGGCGGTGCTCGACGTGGAACCGGACTATGCCGCCCTGGCGCCCTTCGGCGTCGGACTCATCGGCGCCTACCCGCCCGGCGGGGACGTCGACTTCGAAGTGCGCGGGCTGATGGGCTTCGAGGCCATGCCGGCGGAGGACCCTGTCACCGGCAGCCTGAACGCCGCGCTGGGACAGTGGCTGATCGGCGCCGGCCTCGCTCCCGAGAGCTATGTGGCCCGGCAGGGAACCCGGCTGGGCCGCGACGGGCGCGTCTACGTCTCCGCCTCGGACGGGGAAATCTGGGTCGGCGGCGATGTGCAGGCCGTCATCCGCGGAACGGTGGAACTCTAA
- a CDS encoding ABC transporter permease, with amino-acid sequence MSTATMNRPAARVSGKGVSFARVLHSEWIKFTTLRSTWILLATTVAVSIGIGVLGAWGMGSGIEQLRADGQDPASVGLDPSMIPMMATGGLDFGQLIIGALGVLLIASEYSTGMIRSTMTAVPRRIPALAAKAVVVAVVAAIVGVVSSFATYFVSQPVLSQYGLEYGLDVENLVQSVLLSGVYLALVALMGLALGSLLRNSAGGIVTLVALLLVLPIVASMLQFDWVKDGVEPFLPSNAGRQLVALQIPEDALTQLQGGLVMAAWAAVLLVAAAFTTKTRDV; translated from the coding sequence ATGAGCACCGCAACCATGAACCGCCCCGCCGCGCGGGTCTCCGGAAAGGGCGTCAGCTTCGCCCGCGTCCTGCATTCGGAATGGATCAAGTTCACGACCCTGCGCTCCACCTGGATCCTGCTGGCGACCACCGTCGCCGTCAGCATCGGCATCGGCGTGCTCGGTGCCTGGGGCATGGGTTCGGGCATCGAGCAGCTCCGCGCGGACGGCCAGGACCCGGCCTCGGTCGGACTGGATCCGTCGATGATCCCCATGATGGCGACCGGCGGCCTCGACTTCGGCCAGCTCATCATCGGCGCCCTGGGCGTCCTGCTGATCGCCTCGGAATACTCCACCGGCATGATCCGCTCCACCATGACGGCGGTGCCGCGGCGGATTCCCGCCCTCGCCGCCAAGGCCGTGGTCGTCGCCGTCGTCGCGGCCATCGTCGGCGTCGTCTCCAGCTTCGCCACCTACTTCGTCAGCCAGCCGGTGCTTTCCCAGTACGGACTGGAGTACGGACTGGACGTGGAGAACCTGGTGCAGTCCGTCCTGCTCTCCGGCGTCTACCTTGCCCTGGTGGCGCTGATGGGCCTGGCGCTAGGCTCGCTGCTGCGCAACAGCGCCGGCGGCATCGTCACGCTGGTCGCCCTGCTGCTGGTGCTGCCGATCGTCGCGAGCATGCTGCAGTTCGACTGGGTGAAGGACGGCGTCGAGCCCTTCCTGCCCTCCAACGCAGGCCGCCAGCTGGTGGCGCTGCAGATCCCCGAGGACGCGCTGACACAGCTCCAGGGCGGACTGGTCATGGCCGCCTGGGCAGCGGTGCTGCTGGTGGCAGCGGCCTTCACGACCAAGACCCGGGATGTCTGA
- a CDS encoding sensor histidine kinase yields the protein MSAQSSAKETAERTAAVSFAEISSKRRGPIRRYFHAHPVAMDWVLIAATALFGLPNVVVTLGKGEWLPLVLLLAVCTALVFRRRFPWPVLAVAAVSDVLTVLYTSTGSSSIGIWIAIYTLATTVRAAVAVASAVVAGALLVAAMGINLPPEISESIASGELPPYVGLVSGVIMILFNVIAAGIGVTVRRDRLHDMELHRWAADNAMLASAKERNRIAREMHDVVAHSLSVMVALSDGAAVVVKKDPQRAGEVLGQLSTTGRTALADMRRVLGVLREGGQQPMAPLEPAGSELADLVEGFRAAGLPLKVVTSGPPLPEDPNFRLNAYRIIQESLTNVLRYARGMSEVELTVARSDGQVYICVADDGRAPANVKSLGAGQGIAGMRERAAIYSGQVACGPRPGGGWIVEATLHWPGEELAHG from the coding sequence ATGAGTGCACAGTCTTCGGCGAAGGAGACAGCGGAGCGAACGGCCGCCGTCTCCTTCGCCGAAATCTCTTCCAAGCGCCGCGGCCCGATCCGCCGCTACTTCCATGCCCACCCGGTCGCGATGGACTGGGTCCTGATTGCCGCCACCGCGCTCTTCGGCCTGCCGAACGTAGTGGTCACCCTCGGCAAGGGGGAGTGGCTGCCCCTGGTCCTGCTGCTGGCGGTCTGCACGGCGCTCGTCTTCCGGCGGCGCTTCCCATGGCCCGTGCTGGCCGTGGCCGCGGTGAGCGACGTCCTGACCGTGCTGTACACCAGCACGGGCAGCAGCTCCATCGGGATTTGGATTGCCATCTACACCCTCGCCACGACGGTGCGCGCCGCCGTCGCGGTGGCCAGCGCAGTCGTTGCCGGGGCCCTGTTGGTGGCCGCCATGGGGATCAACCTGCCGCCCGAGATCTCCGAGAGCATCGCCTCCGGCGAACTGCCGCCGTACGTCGGCCTGGTCTCCGGCGTGATCATGATCCTGTTCAACGTGATTGCGGCGGGTATCGGTGTCACTGTCCGGCGGGACCGGCTGCACGACATGGAGCTGCACCGCTGGGCGGCGGACAACGCGATGCTCGCCTCGGCGAAGGAACGCAACCGGATCGCCCGGGAAATGCACGACGTCGTTGCCCACTCGCTGTCGGTGATGGTCGCGCTCTCGGACGGGGCCGCCGTCGTCGTTAAGAAGGATCCGCAGCGCGCCGGCGAGGTGCTGGGACAGCTTTCCACCACCGGACGGACCGCGCTCGCGGACATGCGCCGGGTGCTCGGGGTGCTGCGCGAGGGCGGCCAGCAGCCCATGGCGCCGCTGGAACCGGCCGGCAGCGAGCTGGCGGACCTGGTCGAGGGCTTCCGCGCCGCCGGGCTGCCGCTAAAGGTGGTCACGAGCGGGCCGCCGCTGCCCGAGGACCCGAACTTCAGGCTCAACGCCTACCGAATCATCCAGGAGTCGCTGACCAACGTGCTGCGCTACGCCCGCGGGATGAGCGAAGTCGAGCTGACGGTGGCGCGTTCGGACGGCCAGGTGTACATCTGCGTGGCCGACGACGGCCGTGCCCCGGCGAACGTGAAGTCCCTGGGTGCCGGGCAGGGGATCGCGGGCATGCGGGAACGCGCGGCCATCTACAGCGGGCAGGTGGCCTGCGGGCCCCGGCCCGGGGGTGGTTGGATAGTTGAAGCAACGTTGCATTGGCCGGGGGAGGAGCTTGCACATGGGTGA
- a CDS encoding GYD domain-containing protein, with protein MTKYLFQGKYVGEGIKGLMKEGGSKRREAVVQALESVGGSLECIYYAFGETDVLGVFDIPDQPSAAALSLMINSSGAVDLRLTPLMTPEDLDAAAGKTPSYRAPGH; from the coding sequence ATGACCAAGTACTTGTTTCAGGGTAAGTATGTGGGCGAGGGGATCAAAGGCCTCATGAAAGAAGGGGGCTCCAAACGCAGGGAGGCTGTGGTCCAGGCCTTGGAATCGGTCGGCGGGTCGCTGGAATGCATCTACTACGCCTTCGGGGAGACCGATGTACTCGGAGTCTTCGACATACCCGACCAGCCCAGCGCCGCCGCACTGTCCCTGATGATCAATTCAAGCGGGGCCGTGGATTTGCGCCTGACACCCCTCATGACGCCTGAAGATCTCGACGCCGCGGCAGGCAAGACGCCGTCGTACCGCGCGCCGGGACACTAG
- a CDS encoding alkaline phosphatase translates to MTEISRRSLVLGTLAAAGTVAAAGAAPASAAARPAAVPLVRKRLTLPSGIATGDVTSNSAVLWSRASGPGRLIATLRTVGADGRVLRGKGAYERVLRGGWAHADTDFTAKVNAGNLPAGSRFQLTLQFEDEAGALSEAGIGSLTTAAGPSAAGRSSVRGNQVARGQSFVWTGDTAGQGWGINEEIGGMLGYRAMHRTRPDFFIHSGDTVYADGPITGEVVEPDGRIWKNLVTEEVSKVAETLNEFRGRHRYNMMDANLRAMYAEVPVIAQWDDHETTNNWWHGETLDDPRYTVRDVDTLAARGRQAWQEYMPIADSRALRKGTGFEPARIYRKIERGPQLDVFALDMRTFKGENTPGVEPHATSILGEEQLQWLIREVTRSKAIWKVISSDLPLGIIVPDGKAQESIANRDNGAPLGRELELARLLKAFKDNKVKNVVWLTADVHYCAAHHYSPERAAFKDFDPFWEFVAGPINAGSFGPNDMDLTFGPEVVFSKAGYTNQSPRTGEGQFFGHVELDEDDTFTVSLRDAAETVLWRKALRPQR, encoded by the coding sequence ATGACTGAGATTTCCCGCCGCTCCCTCGTCCTCGGCACCCTGGCCGCCGCCGGAACCGTCGCCGCGGCCGGTGCCGCACCGGCGTCGGCCGCCGCCCGCCCCGCCGCCGTGCCCCTGGTCCGCAAGCGCCTCACGCTCCCCAGCGGCATCGCCACCGGCGACGTCACCAGCAACTCCGCCGTGCTCTGGTCCCGCGCCTCGGGTCCGGGCCGCCTCATCGCCACGCTCCGCACGGTCGGAGCCGATGGCCGCGTGCTCCGCGGCAAGGGTGCCTACGAGCGCGTCCTGCGCGGCGGCTGGGCGCATGCCGACACCGACTTCACCGCCAAGGTCAACGCCGGGAACCTGCCCGCCGGCAGCCGCTTCCAGCTCACCCTGCAGTTCGAAGACGAGGCCGGGGCGCTCAGCGAGGCCGGCATCGGGTCACTGACGACGGCGGCGGGACCGTCCGCCGCGGGCCGCAGCAGCGTGCGCGGGAACCAGGTTGCGCGCGGGCAGAGCTTCGTCTGGACCGGCGACACCGCCGGACAGGGCTGGGGCATCAACGAGGAGATCGGTGGCATGCTCGGCTACCGCGCGATGCACCGCACCCGTCCCGACTTCTTCATCCACTCCGGCGACACGGTCTACGCCGACGGCCCGATCACCGGTGAAGTCGTGGAGCCGGACGGCAGGATCTGGAAGAACCTGGTGACCGAAGAGGTCTCCAAGGTGGCCGAGACGCTCAATGAATTCCGTGGGCGGCACCGTTACAACATGATGGACGCCAACCTGCGCGCCATGTACGCGGAGGTCCCGGTCATCGCGCAGTGGGACGACCACGAGACCACCAACAACTGGTGGCACGGCGAAACCCTCGACGACCCGCGCTACACGGTGCGCGACGTCGATACCCTCGCCGCCCGCGGACGGCAGGCCTGGCAGGAATACATGCCGATCGCCGATTCCCGCGCCCTGCGCAAGGGCACGGGCTTCGAGCCCGCGCGCATCTACCGCAAGATCGAGCGCGGCCCGCAGCTGGACGTCTTCGCCCTGGACATGCGCACCTTCAAGGGCGAGAACACGCCCGGCGTGGAGCCGCACGCCACCAGCATCCTCGGGGAGGAGCAGCTGCAATGGCTGATCCGCGAGGTCACCCGGTCCAAGGCCATCTGGAAGGTCATCTCCTCCGACCTGCCGCTGGGTATCATCGTGCCGGACGGCAAGGCGCAGGAGTCGATCGCGAACCGGGACAACGGGGCGCCGCTCGGACGCGAGCTGGAGCTCGCCCGGTTGCTGAAGGCCTTCAAGGACAACAAGGTCAAGAACGTCGTCTGGCTGACCGCGGACGTGCACTACTGCGCCGCCCACCACTACTCGCCGGAGCGCGCCGCGTTCAAGGACTTCGACCCGTTCTGGGAGTTCGTCGCCGGGCCCATCAACGCCGGCAGCTTCGGCCCCAACGACATGGACCTGACCTTCGGTCCCGAGGTGGTCTTCAGCAAGGCCGGCTACACCAACCAGTCCCCGCGGACCGGGGAAGGGCAGTTCTTCGGACACGTCGAGCTGGACGAGGACGACACCTTCACGGTCAGCCTGCGCGACGCCGCGGAGACGGTGCTCTGGCGCAAGGCGCTCCGGCCCCAGCGCTGA
- a CDS encoding response regulator transcription factor, translating into MGEENTGSPDPIRVLLVDDQPLLRMGFRLILEGEDDVEIAGEASHGAEALELVRRLEPEVVLMDVRMPVLDGIEATRRITEAGLNARIIILTTFDLDEYAFAGLQAGASAFLLKDVAPEELVQAVRLVASGDAVVAPRVTQRLLETYVRGLPAGGPAAPPQRDPLLDDLTPRELEVLGAIAEGLSNAEIAHRFFLSEATVKTHVRRILAKLHLRDRVQAVVYAYETGLVVPTQGLDY; encoded by the coding sequence ATGGGTGAGGAAAATACAGGTTCGCCGGACCCGATCAGGGTCCTGCTGGTGGACGACCAGCCGCTGCTGCGAATGGGCTTCCGGCTGATCCTCGAGGGCGAGGACGACGTGGAAATCGCCGGCGAGGCCTCGCACGGTGCCGAGGCACTGGAGCTGGTGCGCCGGCTCGAGCCGGAGGTGGTGCTGATGGACGTGCGGATGCCGGTGCTGGACGGCATCGAGGCCACCCGCCGGATCACCGAGGCCGGCCTGAACGCGCGGATCATCATCCTGACTACCTTCGACCTGGACGAATATGCCTTCGCCGGGCTGCAGGCCGGGGCCAGCGCCTTCCTGCTCAAGGACGTGGCGCCGGAGGAACTCGTGCAGGCGGTGCGCCTGGTCGCCAGCGGGGATGCCGTCGTGGCGCCGCGCGTGACGCAGCGGCTGCTGGAAACTTACGTCCGCGGGCTGCCTGCCGGCGGCCCGGCCGCCCCGCCGCAGCGGGACCCGCTGCTCGACGACCTCACGCCCCGCGAGCTCGAGGTGCTGGGCGCCATCGCGGAAGGCCTGTCCAACGCGGAGATCGCGCACCGCTTCTTCCTGTCCGAGGCGACGGTGAAGACCCATGTGCGGCGCATCCTGGCCAAGCTGCACCTGCGCGACCGCGTGCAGGCCGTGGTCTACGCCTACGAAACCGGGCTGGTGGTTCCGACCCAGGGCCTGGACTACTGA
- the rpsF gene encoding 30S ribosomal protein S6 → MRAYELMVIIDPEVEERTVESQLDKFLNVVRNDGGTIDKVDIWGRRRLAYDIKKKSEGIYAVVNFTATPATAAELDRQLGLNETILRTKITRPEEQKISAE, encoded by the coding sequence ATGCGTGCTTATGAACTGATGGTAATCATCGACCCCGAGGTCGAAGAGCGTACCGTGGAATCGCAGCTCGATAAGTTCCTGAACGTCGTCCGCAATGACGGTGGAACCATCGACAAGGTCGATATCTGGGGTCGCCGCCGCCTGGCCTACGACATCAAGAAGAAGTCCGAAGGCATCTACGCGGTCGTCAACTTCACCGCTACTCCGGCTACCGCTGCTGAACTTGACCGCCAGCTTGGGCTCAACGAGACCATCCTGCGCACCAAGATCACCCGCCCGGAGGAGCAGAAGATCTCCGCCGAGTAA